The following are encoded in a window of Streptomyces sp. Go-475 genomic DNA:
- a CDS encoding DUF742 domain-containing protein, translating into MTGRRGGRPLVPAYLSTGGVARPSRAHLERLSVLTRSGERAPADLPAAQAALLEELEHGSLTVVEAAALLRLPVSAVLVLAADLIDRDLALARAPIPPARRFDPDLLKRVADGLRDLKHR; encoded by the coding sequence ATGACCGGCCGCCGAGGCGGCCGTCCCCTGGTTCCCGCGTACCTGTCGACCGGTGGGGTGGCGCGGCCCAGCCGTGCCCACCTGGAGCGGCTGTCGGTCCTCACCCGCAGCGGTGAGCGGGCCCCGGCCGATCTGCCCGCCGCCCAGGCGGCGCTGCTGGAGGAACTGGAGCACGGGTCGCTGACGGTGGTGGAGGCCGCGGCCCTGCTGCGGCTGCCGGTCTCGGCGGTGCTCGTGCTGGCCGCCGACCTCATCGACCGCGACCTGGCGCTGGCGCGCGCGCCGATCCCGCCCGCCCGGCGCTTCGACCCCGACCTGCTGAAGAGAGTGGCCGATGGCCTCCGCGACCTCAAGCACCGTTGA
- a CDS encoding HAD-IIIA family hydrolase: MTRPWLLSTAHEPADAPPPRPGRALPAAVLFDRDGTLVADVPYNGDPARVALMPGAREAVDAVRAAGVPVGVVTNQSGLARGLLTRRQVQDVRLRVEELLGPFAVWAVCPHGPGDGCGCRKPAPGLVLAACRSLGVPPGRTVVIGDIGADVAAARAAGARGVLVPTAATRPAEVAESGTTAADLPEAVRLALTPAVPAGEAR, encoded by the coding sequence ATGACCCGCCCCTGGCTGCTCTCCACGGCGCACGAACCGGCCGACGCGCCCCCGCCCCGGCCGGGCCGCGCCCTCCCCGCGGCCGTTCTCTTCGACCGCGACGGCACGCTCGTCGCCGACGTCCCCTACAACGGGGACCCCGCCCGGGTCGCGCTCATGCCGGGCGCCCGGGAGGCCGTCGACGCCGTGCGCGCCGCCGGAGTGCCCGTCGGCGTCGTGACCAACCAGTCGGGTCTGGCCCGGGGCCTGCTGACCCGCCGCCAGGTCCAGGACGTGCGCCTGCGGGTGGAGGAACTGCTCGGGCCGTTCGCCGTGTGGGCCGTGTGCCCGCACGGGCCGGGGGACGGCTGCGGCTGCCGCAAACCGGCCCCCGGCCTGGTGCTGGCCGCCTGCCGCAGCCTCGGCGTGCCGCCCGGACGCACCGTCGTCATCGGCGACATCGGGGCCGACGTGGCGGCCGCCCGGGCCGCGGGGGCCCGCGGCGTCCTCGTTCCCACGGCGGCCACCCGGCCCGCGGAGGTCGCGGAGAGCGGCACCACGGCAGCGGACCTGCCGGAGGCGGTACGCCTCGCCCTCACCCCGGCCGTGCCGGCGGGGGAGGCGCGATGA
- a CDS encoding ATP/GTP-binding protein, with amino-acid sequence MASATSSTVDERPGGAGIHLPDTARDLVKILVTGPFGVGKTTLIRSVSEIRPLHTEEPLSEASARVDDLAGVRDKSTTTVAIDFGRISLPGGIVLYLFGTPGQERFRALWDDIAHGALGALVLVDARRIDASFDVLGLVEESGLPYAVAFNTFPDAPRHHTPEQLRAALDLEPTTPMLTCDAREADSSVDALLALVQHLIDHHPPEPR; translated from the coding sequence ATGGCCTCCGCGACCTCAAGCACCGTTGACGAGCGGCCCGGCGGTGCGGGCATCCACCTGCCCGACACCGCCCGGGACCTGGTGAAGATCCTGGTCACCGGGCCCTTCGGGGTGGGCAAGACGACCCTCATCCGGTCCGTCTCGGAGATCCGCCCGCTGCACACCGAGGAGCCGCTGAGCGAAGCGTCCGCGCGGGTGGACGATCTCGCCGGGGTGCGGGACAAGTCGACCACCACGGTCGCCATCGACTTCGGCCGGATCAGCCTGCCGGGCGGGATCGTGCTGTACCTGTTCGGCACCCCCGGCCAGGAGCGGTTCCGGGCGCTGTGGGACGACATCGCCCACGGGGCGCTCGGCGCGCTCGTCCTGGTCGACGCCCGCCGGATCGACGCCTCCTTCGACGTGCTCGGGCTGGTGGAGGAGTCCGGACTGCCGTACGCGGTCGCCTTCAACACCTTCCCGGACGCGCCCCGCCACCACACGCCCGAGCAGTTGCGCGCCGCCCTGGACCTGGAACCCACCACGCCGATGCTGACCTGCGACGCGCGGGAGGCGGACTCCTCCGTCGACGCCCTGCTCGCGCTGGTCCAGCACCTGATCGACCACCACCCCCCGGAGCCCCGGTGA
- a CDS encoding catalase: MTDVSGTGPAPGDDRKVLTNRQGHPVYDNQNQRTVGARGPATLENYQFLEKISHFDRERIPERVVHARGVTAYGHFEAYGTWGDEPISRYTRAKLFQERGKRTDVAVRFSTVIGGRDSSEAARDPRGFAVKFYTEDGNWDLVGNNLGVFFIRDAIKFPDVIHALKPDPVTFEQQPNRIFDFMSQTPEAMHMLVNLFSPRGIPADYRHMQGFGVNTYKWVNADGETKLVKYHWMPKQGVRSMTEEDAANVQADTLGHATKDLYEAVGRGEYPEWELLVQLMDDHDHPELDFDPLDDTKTWPEQDFPPKPVGRMVLDRMPKDFFAENEQISFGTGVLVDGLDFSDDKMLVGRTFSYSDTQRYRVGPNYLQLPVNQARNADVRTNQRDGQMAYHQDGGGENPQVNYEPSITGGLREAAYPTHDEQGPEITGRLTRKRIPRTNDYLQAGQRYLLMEDWERDDLVKNFIGQLSPCDRAIQERMVWHFLLVENDLGLRVGEGLGIGPEDVAGLEPLASQDLTDEDRERLSRLGKNQPRDVEGLTMTHCVPDERHVVTR, translated from the coding sequence ATGACGGACGTATCCGGCACCGGTCCCGCTCCGGGCGACGACCGCAAGGTCCTCACCAACCGCCAGGGCCATCCGGTCTACGACAACCAGAACCAGCGCACCGTCGGCGCCCGCGGCCCGGCCACGCTGGAGAACTACCAGTTCCTGGAGAAGATCAGCCACTTCGACCGGGAGCGCATCCCCGAGCGCGTCGTGCACGCCCGCGGCGTCACCGCCTACGGCCACTTCGAGGCCTACGGCACCTGGGGCGACGAGCCGATCAGCCGCTACACCCGGGCGAAACTCTTCCAGGAGCGCGGCAAACGCACCGACGTGGCCGTCCGCTTCTCCACCGTCATCGGCGGCCGCGATTCCTCCGAGGCCGCCCGCGACCCGCGTGGATTCGCCGTCAAGTTCTACACCGAGGACGGCAACTGGGACCTCGTCGGCAACAACCTCGGCGTCTTCTTCATCCGCGACGCCATCAAGTTCCCGGACGTCATCCACGCCCTCAAGCCCGACCCGGTGACCTTCGAGCAGCAGCCGAACCGCATCTTCGACTTCATGTCGCAGACGCCCGAGGCCATGCACATGCTGGTCAACCTGTTCAGTCCGCGCGGCATCCCCGCCGACTACCGCCACATGCAGGGCTTCGGCGTCAACACCTACAAGTGGGTCAACGCCGACGGCGAGACCAAGCTGGTCAAGTACCACTGGATGCCCAAGCAGGGCGTGCGCAGCATGACCGAGGAGGACGCGGCCAACGTCCAGGCGGACACCCTCGGCCACGCCACCAAGGACCTGTACGAGGCGGTCGGGCGCGGCGAGTACCCCGAGTGGGAGCTGCTCGTACAGCTGATGGACGACCACGACCACCCGGAACTCGACTTCGACCCGCTGGACGACACCAAGACCTGGCCCGAGCAGGACTTCCCGCCGAAGCCGGTGGGCCGGATGGTGCTGGACCGGATGCCGAAGGACTTCTTCGCCGAGAACGAGCAGATCTCCTTCGGCACCGGCGTCCTCGTCGACGGCCTGGACTTCTCCGACGACAAGATGCTCGTCGGCCGGACCTTCTCCTACAGCGACACCCAGCGCTACCGGGTCGGCCCGAACTACCTCCAGCTGCCCGTCAACCAGGCCAGGAACGCCGACGTGCGCACCAACCAGCGCGACGGCCAGATGGCGTACCACCAGGACGGCGGCGGAGAGAACCCGCAGGTCAACTACGAGCCGTCGATCACCGGCGGCCTGCGCGAGGCCGCGTACCCGACCCACGACGAGCAGGGTCCCGAGATCACCGGCCGGCTCACCCGCAAGCGCATCCCCCGCACCAACGACTACCTCCAGGCCGGTCAGCGCTACCTGCTGATGGAGGACTGGGAGCGCGACGACCTGGTGAAGAACTTCATCGGTCAACTGTCCCCGTGCGACCGGGCCATCCAGGAGCGGATGGTGTGGCACTTCCTGCTGGTCGAGAACGACCTCGGCCTGCGGGTCGGCGAAGGACTCGGCATCGGCCCCGAGGACGTGGCCGGTCTGGAGCCGCTGGCGAGCCAGGACCTGACGGACGAGGACCGCGAACGCCTGTCCAGGCTGGGCAAGAACCAGCCGCGGGACGTCGAGGGCCTCACCATGACGCACTGCGTGCCCGACGAGCGGCACGTCGTCACGCGCTGA
- a CDS encoding roadblock/LC7 domain-containing protein yields the protein MSSRATGDTAWVLEPVLEVPHVVAAVLLTRDGLVTGYTDALSQPSAERVAAITSTVQGACRTAAAAFADTDRADIRQVVIESDHGYVLIVPTDHGTCVAAYGDPEVRLDLLAHRVHSQVARLGEKAMAAGARGADGDAPA from the coding sequence ATGAGCAGCCGCGCAACGGGGGACACGGCATGGGTGCTCGAACCGGTCCTGGAGGTGCCGCACGTCGTGGCCGCCGTCCTGCTCACCCGGGACGGGCTCGTGACGGGCTACACGGACGCGCTGTCGCAGCCGTCGGCCGAGCGGGTCGCGGCGATCACCAGCACGGTGCAGGGCGCCTGCCGCACCGCCGCGGCGGCGTTCGCCGACACCGACCGGGCCGACATCCGGCAGGTCGTCATCGAGTCGGACCACGGCTATGTGCTCATCGTGCCGACGGACCACGGCACCTGCGTGGCCGCGTACGGCGATCCCGAGGTGCGGCTGGACCTGCTCGCCCACCGGGTCCACTCGCAGGTGGCGCGGCTGGGCGAGAAGGCGATGGCCGCCGGAGCCCGAGGTGCCGACGGCGACGCGCCGGCATGA
- a CDS encoding glycosyltransferase yields the protein MSRPDAPARDAEYAVVIPTLGRPSLRTCLHALAEAAGPGPVRVVLVDDRPDRARTFLTADVPPSLRSRTLVVPGGARGPAAARNLGWRAAGDVPWIVFLDDDVVPGPTWADDLTLDLAAATDRTAGITARIEVPLPPDRRPTDWERNTAGLATAHWITADMAYRRAALAAVGGFDERFRRAFREDADLALRLLDAGWTLTGGRRTTTHPVRPAGRWISVRLQAGNADDVLMTRLHGRHWWRRAEASRGRLPVHLAVTGAGVTALGCALLGRHRPAAACAAAWLAGTAEFALARILPGPHTRDEVLTMALTSVLVPPAATWHWLRGRLAHRTARPHTPFGTGEPAPAPRPAVRERLRS from the coding sequence ATGAGCCGCCCCGACGCCCCCGCCCGGGACGCCGAGTACGCCGTCGTCATCCCCACCCTCGGCCGGCCCAGCCTGCGCACCTGCCTGCACGCCCTCGCCGAGGCGGCCGGGCCCGGGCCGGTCCGGGTGGTCCTCGTCGACGACCGGCCCGACCGGGCCCGTACGTTCCTCACCGCCGACGTGCCGCCGTCCCTGCGCTCGCGCACCCTCGTCGTACCCGGCGGCGCGCGCGGACCCGCCGCGGCCCGCAACCTCGGCTGGCGGGCGGCCGGGGACGTGCCCTGGATCGTCTTCCTCGACGACGACGTCGTACCCGGACCCACCTGGGCCGACGACCTGACCCTCGACCTGGCCGCGGCCACGGACCGGACCGCCGGCATCACCGCCCGGATCGAGGTCCCCCTGCCCCCCGACCGGCGCCCGACCGACTGGGAGCGCAACACGGCCGGGCTCGCCACCGCCCACTGGATCACCGCCGACATGGCGTACCGCCGGGCGGCGCTGGCGGCCGTCGGCGGCTTCGACGAACGCTTCCGCCGGGCCTTCCGGGAGGACGCCGACCTCGCCCTGCGCCTGCTCGACGCCGGCTGGACCCTCACCGGCGGCCGGCGCACCACCACCCACCCCGTACGGCCGGCCGGGCGCTGGATCTCCGTCCGGCTCCAGGCCGGCAACGCCGACGACGTGCTGATGACCCGGCTGCACGGCCGCCACTGGTGGCGCCGGGCGGAAGCGTCCCGCGGGCGCCTGCCCGTGCACCTGGCGGTGACCGGGGCGGGGGTGACGGCGCTCGGCTGCGCCCTGCTCGGCCGGCACCGGCCGGCCGCGGCGTGCGCCGCCGCGTGGCTGGCCGGCACCGCCGAGTTCGCCCTGGCCCGGATCCTGCCCGGGCCGCACACCCGGGACGAGGTGCTCACCATGGCCCTGACCAGCGTGCTCGTCCCGCCCGCCGCGACGTGGCACTGGCTGCGCGGGCGGCTGGCGCACCGTACCGCCCGGCCGCACACCCCCTTCGGGACGGGGGAGCCGGCACCCGCGCCGCGCCCGGCCGTCAGGGAACGGCTGCGGTCATGA
- a CDS encoding fructosamine kinase family protein, which produces MTAPTDVAVRFTGRAVEAERPLSGSLTEVTLDDGRVVVVKRSGEPGAPRAEAAGLRWLSGAGSVRLPAVHGHDEGWLVVDRVPDGRPSREAAVRFGRDLAALHAAGAPAFGAPPPDGPADAYIGLAPMRNEPGADWPRWYAEQRVLPYLRRAVDQGTVRPGEATDVERLCEQLPALAGPAEPPARLHGDLWSGNVLWAADGHVWLIDPAAHGGHRETDLAMLHLFGCPHLEAVLAGYQEEAPLADGWRDRVGVHQLFPLLVHAVLFGRGYAEQALSVARSALAG; this is translated from the coding sequence ATGACGGCCCCCACGGATGTCGCGGTCCGGTTCACCGGGCGGGCCGTCGAAGCGGAACGGCCCCTGTCCGGGAGCCTCACCGAGGTCACCCTCGACGACGGGCGGGTCGTGGTCGTCAAACGGTCCGGCGAGCCCGGGGCGCCACGGGCCGAGGCGGCCGGGCTGCGGTGGCTGTCCGGGGCCGGGTCCGTGCGGCTGCCGGCCGTGCACGGGCACGACGAGGGCTGGCTGGTCGTCGACCGGGTTCCGGACGGGCGGCCGAGCCGGGAGGCGGCGGTCCGCTTCGGCCGGGACCTGGCCGCCCTGCACGCCGCCGGGGCGCCCGCGTTCGGCGCGCCGCCGCCGGACGGGCCGGCGGACGCGTACATCGGGCTCGCCCCGATGCGCAACGAGCCCGGCGCCGACTGGCCGCGCTGGTACGCCGAGCAGCGGGTGCTGCCCTATCTGCGGCGCGCCGTCGACCAGGGCACCGTACGTCCCGGCGAGGCGACCGATGTTGAACGCCTGTGCGAGCAACTGCCCGCCCTCGCGGGGCCCGCCGAGCCGCCGGCGCGGCTGCACGGCGACCTGTGGAGCGGCAATGTGCTGTGGGCGGCCGACGGGCACGTCTGGCTGATCGACCCGGCCGCGCACGGCGGGCACCGCGAGACGGACCTGGCGATGCTGCACCTGTTCGGCTGCCCGCACCTGGAGGCGGTGCTGGCCGGCTACCAGGAGGAGGCGCCGCTCGCCGACGGCTGGCGGGACCGCGTCGGCGTGCACCAGCTGTTCCCGCTGCTGGTGCACGCCGTGCTGTTCGGCCGGGGCTACGCGGAACAGGCCCTGTCGGTGGCCCGTTCGGCCCTGGCGGGATGA
- a CDS encoding carbamoyltransferase C-terminal domain-containing protein, with product MRILGINALFHDPAAALVIDGRTVAAAEEERFSRRKHGKRPLPFSAWELPEKAAAWCLKRAGLRPQDLDAVTYSFDPALARPAADMGLDDPWDHLRLTYAREAPGFLRTALPGLDPGIVRFVPHHMAHAASSAFAAPDAGNSSVLVLDGRGERASHLAARRVGDRLEALHAQELPHSLGLVYEELTGHLGFLRSSDEFKVMALASHGRPRMLAELRRHVYPTGDGGFHATGVPWPELCAPRGPDEPWTQDHADVAASAQAVLEETLLDLVRWLHGRTHDSVLTLAGGVALNCVANSRIAREGPFARVWVQPAAGDAGTALGGALLLSAVQGDQPEPMTGADLGRDWSDAELGAWLKTAAVPFERPPDIAGTVARALADNAIVAWFQGRSEYGPRALGHRSLLAHPGHAGNLERLNDVKGREQFRPVAPMVLADRAAEIFDGPLPSPYMLFVHDVAPAWRERIPAVVHVDGTARIQTVDPAREPLVARMLGEFERLTGLPVVVNTSLNTAGRPMVDDPRDALECFGSSPVDLLAIGPYAIRRGDLFRTCADDAGGPR from the coding sequence ATGCGCATCCTCGGAATCAACGCCCTCTTCCACGATCCCGCCGCCGCCCTGGTGATCGACGGGCGGACCGTCGCCGCCGCCGAGGAGGAGCGGTTCTCCCGGCGCAAGCACGGCAAGCGGCCCCTGCCGTTCTCCGCCTGGGAGCTGCCCGAGAAGGCCGCCGCCTGGTGCCTGAAGCGGGCCGGGCTGCGCCCGCAGGACCTCGACGCCGTCACCTACTCCTTCGACCCGGCGCTCGCCCGGCCCGCCGCGGACATGGGCCTGGACGACCCCTGGGACCACCTGCGGCTCACCTACGCCCGCGAGGCGCCCGGCTTCCTGCGCACGGCCCTGCCCGGGCTCGACCCCGGCATCGTCCGCTTCGTACCGCACCACATGGCGCACGCCGCCTCCAGCGCCTTCGCCGCACCGGACGCCGGGAACTCCTCCGTCCTGGTCCTGGACGGCCGCGGCGAGCGCGCCTCCCACCTGGCCGCCCGCCGCGTCGGGGACCGGCTGGAGGCCCTGCACGCCCAGGAACTCCCGCACTCGCTCGGCCTGGTCTACGAGGAACTCACCGGACACCTCGGCTTCCTGCGCTCCTCGGACGAGTTCAAGGTGATGGCCCTCGCCTCGCACGGCAGACCGCGCATGCTCGCCGAACTGCGCCGCCACGTGTACCCCACCGGCGACGGCGGCTTCCACGCCACCGGCGTGCCCTGGCCCGAGCTGTGCGCGCCGCGCGGGCCCGACGAGCCCTGGACGCAGGACCACGCCGACGTCGCCGCCAGCGCCCAGGCCGTGCTGGAGGAGACCCTGCTCGACCTGGTGCGCTGGCTGCACGGCCGCACCCACGACAGCGTGCTCACCCTCGCCGGGGGCGTCGCCCTCAACTGCGTCGCCAACTCCCGCATCGCCCGTGAGGGCCCCTTCGCCCGCGTGTGGGTGCAGCCCGCCGCCGGTGACGCCGGCACCGCCCTGGGCGGCGCCCTGCTGCTGTCCGCGGTGCAGGGCGACCAGCCGGAACCCATGACCGGCGCCGACCTCGGCCGGGACTGGTCCGACGCGGAGCTCGGCGCCTGGCTGAAGACCGCGGCCGTCCCCTTCGAACGGCCCCCGGACATCGCCGGGACCGTCGCCCGGGCCCTCGCGGACAACGCGATCGTCGCCTGGTTCCAGGGCCGCTCCGAGTACGGCCCGCGCGCCCTCGGCCACCGCTCCCTGCTGGCCCACCCCGGGCACGCGGGCAACCTGGAACGGCTCAACGACGTCAAGGGCCGCGAGCAGTTCCGGCCCGTCGCCCCGATGGTCCTCGCCGACCGCGCCGCCGAGATCTTCGACGGCCCGCTGCCCAGCCCGTACATGCTGTTCGTGCACGACGTGGCCCCGGCATGGCGGGAGCGGATCCCCGCCGTCGTGCACGTCGACGGCACCGCCCGCATCCAGACCGTCGACCCGGCCCGCGAACCCCTGGTCGCCCGGATGCTCGGCGAGTTCGAGCGGCTCACCGGACTGCCCGTGGTCGTCAACACCAGCCTCAACACGGCCGGCCGTCCCATGGTCGACGACCCGCGCGACGCCCTGGAGTGCTTCGGCTCCTCGCCCGTCGACCTGCTGGCCATCGGCCCGTACGCGATCCGGCGCGGCGACCTCTTCCGCACGTGCGCGGACGACGCGGGAGGCCCGCGATGA
- a CDS encoding glycosyltransferase family 9 protein gives MTLSRFRRPRTLVVRLDSAGDVLLAGPAVRAVAAGSSCTALLCGPQGAAAGRMLPGVDDVLTYDAPWVGLEPPPITRTATRRLMEQLTAGRFDRALVLVSYHQSPLPAALLLKLAGIGWTAADSEDYPGALLDLRHRRLPHRHEALAALDLARAAGFTLPPGDDGRLRVTPPPPTTRLTGPEPYVVVHPGAAVPARAWSPGRAARAVAALSAEGYRVVVTGGRAERELTARVAGRHALDLGGATGLPQLAGVLAGARVVVAGNTGPAHLAAAVGTPVVSLFAPVVPAERWAPYGVPHILLGDPRAGCADTRARHCPVPGHPCLDAIGDAEVLAAVAALTDDPADQGEHTERGATV, from the coding sequence ATGACCCTCTCCCGGTTCCGTCGCCCCCGCACCCTCGTCGTCCGTCTCGACAGCGCCGGTGACGTCCTCCTGGCCGGGCCCGCCGTACGGGCCGTCGCGGCCGGGTCCTCCTGCACCGCGCTGCTGTGCGGGCCGCAGGGCGCCGCCGCGGGCCGGATGCTGCCCGGCGTGGACGACGTGCTGACGTACGACGCCCCCTGGGTCGGGCTGGAGCCGCCGCCGATCACGCGGACGGCCACCCGGCGGCTGATGGAGCAGCTCACGGCGGGCCGCTTCGACCGGGCGCTCGTGCTCGTGTCGTACCACCAGAGCCCGCTGCCGGCCGCCCTGCTGCTGAAGCTCGCCGGGATCGGCTGGACCGCCGCCGACAGCGAGGACTACCCGGGCGCCCTCCTCGACCTGCGGCACCGCAGGCTTCCGCACCGGCACGAGGCCCTGGCCGCCCTCGACCTGGCCCGCGCCGCGGGCTTCACGCTGCCGCCCGGCGACGACGGCAGGCTCCGCGTCACCCCGCCGCCCCCCACCACCCGCCTCACCGGCCCCGAGCCGTACGTCGTCGTGCACCCCGGCGCCGCCGTGCCCGCGCGGGCGTGGAGCCCCGGGCGGGCGGCACGGGCCGTGGCCGCGCTGTCCGCCGAGGGCTACCGGGTCGTCGTCACCGGCGGCCGCGCCGAGCGGGAGCTGACCGCCCGGGTCGCCGGCCGGCACGCACTCGACCTCGGCGGCGCCACCGGCCTGCCCCAGCTCGCCGGAGTCCTGGCCGGAGCGCGGGTCGTGGTGGCCGGGAACACCGGCCCGGCGCATCTCGCCGCCGCCGTCGGCACGCCCGTCGTCAGCCTCTTCGCGCCGGTCGTGCCCGCCGAGCGCTGGGCCCCCTACGGCGTCCCGCACATCCTGCTCGGCGACCCGCGCGCCGGGTGCGCGGACACCAGGGCACGCCACTGCCCGGTCCCCGGACACCCCTGCCTCGACGCGATCGGCGACGCCGAGGTGCTCGCGGCCGTGGCGGCCCTCACGGACGACCCCGCGGACCAGGGAGAACACACGGAGCGAGGAGCGACCGTATGA
- a CDS encoding NAD-dependent epimerase/dehydratase family protein: MTIALSRSWEHAVVTGGAGFVGSHLCAALLDAGATVTCVDDFSTGRPENITPLLERPGFTLVQANVAEGLRVKRPPDLVLHFASPASPADYLRLPLHTMETGSLGTRNALELAHSSRARFVLASTSEVYGDPQQNPQDERYWGNVNPVGPRSVYDEAKRFGEALTTAHAETHGTDTCIVRLFNTYGPRMRGHDGRAVPTFVRQALAGEPLTVTGDGRQTRSLCYVDDTVRGILAAAAHGMRGPVNIGNPTEITMLDLARLVVELAGSPSDIRFIERPVDDPAVRCPDITLARDKLGWEPQVRAEEGLRRTIAWFREDGTED, from the coding sequence ATGACCATCGCCCTCTCACGGAGCTGGGAGCACGCCGTCGTCACCGGCGGCGCCGGGTTCGTCGGCTCCCACCTGTGCGCCGCCCTGCTGGACGCGGGCGCGACCGTCACCTGCGTGGACGACTTCAGCACCGGCCGGCCCGAGAACATCACGCCCCTGCTCGAACGGCCCGGCTTCACGCTGGTGCAGGCCAACGTCGCCGAGGGGCTGCGGGTCAAGCGCCCGCCGGACCTCGTCCTGCACTTCGCCTCCCCGGCGTCCCCGGCCGACTACCTGCGGCTGCCCCTGCACACCATGGAGACGGGCAGCCTCGGCACCCGCAACGCCCTCGAACTCGCGCACTCCTCCCGGGCCCGCTTCGTCCTGGCCTCGACCTCCGAGGTCTACGGCGACCCGCAGCAGAACCCCCAGGACGAGCGCTACTGGGGCAACGTCAACCCCGTCGGCCCGCGCAGCGTCTACGACGAGGCCAAGCGCTTCGGCGAGGCGCTGACCACCGCGCACGCCGAGACCCACGGCACCGACACCTGCATCGTGCGGCTGTTCAACACCTACGGCCCCCGGATGCGCGGCCACGACGGACGCGCCGTGCCGACGTTCGTACGGCAGGCCCTGGCCGGCGAGCCCCTCACCGTCACCGGCGACGGCCGCCAGACCCGCTCGCTGTGCTACGTCGACGACACCGTCCGCGGCATCCTCGCGGCGGCCGCCCACGGCATGCGCGGCCCCGTCAACATCGGCAACCCCACCGAGATCACCATGCTCGACCTGGCCCGGCTGGTCGTCGAACTCGCCGGGTCCCCCTCGGACATCCGCTTCATCGAACGCCCGGTGGACGACCCGGCGGTGCGCTGCCCGGACATCACGCTCGCCCGCGACAAGCTCGGCTGGGAACCGCAGGTGCGCGCCGAGGAAGGGCTGCGGCGCACGATCGCCTGGTTCCGCGAGGACGGAACCGAGGACTGA
- a CDS encoding glycosyltransferase, translating to MNILLWHVHGSWTTAFVQGPHTYLVPVTPGRDPDGLGRARTFSWPATVREAIPEELRDTPVDLVLLQRPHEIELAERWLGGRRPGRDVPALYLEHNAPDGAVPDTRHPCADRTDLTIVHVTHFNRLFWDCGTTRTEVVEHGIVDPGHRYTGRLARAAVVVNEPVRRARYTGTDLLPALAEAVPLDVFGMGTEDLAGHLGLPPDRCRTADLAQSDLHTALAERRMYLHPVRWTSLGLSLLEAMHLGLPVLALATTGAVEAVPPGAGTLSTRPDVLARAARRYLHEPEAAAADGARARQAALERYGLKRFLADWERLITEVCS from the coding sequence ATGAACATCCTGCTGTGGCACGTGCACGGCTCCTGGACGACCGCGTTCGTCCAGGGCCCGCACACCTACCTCGTCCCCGTCACCCCGGGCCGCGACCCGGACGGCCTCGGACGGGCGCGCACCTTCTCCTGGCCCGCCACGGTCCGCGAGGCCATCCCGGAGGAACTCCGCGACACGCCCGTCGACCTGGTGCTGCTGCAACGCCCGCACGAGATCGAGCTGGCCGAGCGGTGGCTCGGCGGGCGCCGCCCCGGCCGCGACGTGCCCGCGCTGTACCTGGAGCACAACGCGCCCGACGGCGCCGTACCCGACACCCGCCACCCGTGCGCCGACCGCACCGATCTGACGATCGTGCACGTCACCCACTTCAACCGGCTCTTCTGGGACTGCGGCACCACCCGCACCGAGGTCGTCGAGCACGGCATCGTCGACCCGGGCCACCGCTACACCGGCCGGCTCGCCCGCGCCGCCGTCGTCGTCAACGAACCCGTGCGGCGCGCCCGGTACACCGGCACGGACCTGCTGCCCGCCCTGGCCGAGGCGGTGCCGCTCGACGTGTTCGGCATGGGCACCGAAGACCTGGCCGGACACCTCGGCCTGCCACCCGACCGGTGCCGCACCGCCGACCTGGCCCAGAGCGACCTGCACACGGCCCTGGCCGAACGCCGCATGTACCTGCACCCGGTGCGCTGGACCTCCCTCGGCCTGTCCCTGCTGGAGGCCATGCACCTCGGCCTGCCCGTGCTGGCCCTCGCCACCACGGGGGCCGTCGAGGCCGTCCCGCCCGGCGCGGGCACCCTCTCCACCCGCCCCGACGTCCTCGCCCGCGCCGCCCGCCGCTACCTCCACGAACCCGAGGCCGCGGCCGCGGACGGCGCCCGGGCCCGGCAGGCGGCCCTCGAACGCTACGGGCTCAAGCGCTTCCTGGCCGACTGGGAGCGCCTGATCACGGAGGTGTGCTCATGA